The following are encoded in a window of Nitrospirota bacterium genomic DNA:
- a CDS encoding pyruvate, phosphate dikinase, with translation MAKKYVYYFGDGSAEGTSNMKELLGGKGAGLAEMTNLGISVPPGFTISTEACVEYYKNGKQYPPGMWEAALKALKRVERSMGMEFGDPERPLLVSVRSGARASMPGMMDTVLNVGLTTKTVEGLAAKTRNDRFAQDSYRRFVSMYGSIVMGVPREHFEAILKHKKAEVGVPHETHLDARHLRELVASFKALIKEETKKDFPDEPLEQLRLAVNAVFSSWFGARAVTYRRLYAIPDSWGTAINVVAMVFGNMGETSGTGVAFTRDPASGDKNFFGECLMNAQGEDVVAGIRTPLPVNALAKNVPEAYRELEHTYKRLEKHYRDMLDLEFTIQEGKLYMLQTRVGKRTGIAAVKIAVDMVRERLISKQEAVQRIGPEQLAQYLYPIFDTKEEAKSNPLGKGLPAGPGAAAGKIALTPDRAVTMKESGARVVLVRQETSPDDIHGMNAAAGFLTARGGMTSHAAVVARQMGKVCVAGCDAVEVLDGQSVRIGAKVFREGDYLSINGSTGNVYEGDLPVVESEIIQVIQGKLDAKKSDKYQRFALILSWADGARRLHVRANADVPDQANIARGFGAEGIGLCRTEHMFFAEDRIPIMQKMILARTKEEREKFLDQLLPLQKQDFIGLYREMAGYPVTIRLLDPPLHEFLPKREELMVEIAQLELTGRDGSKLQEKRRLLARVEELHEFNPMLGLRGCRLGITMPEITRMQARAIMEAACELAREGKTIVPEIMIPLVGMVSEMKAQKDLIREVAQETMKQYNTKLSYLVGTMIELPRAAVTADRIAAEAEFFSFGTNDLTQTTFGFSRDDAAKFIDFYRTANIMEADPFAVLDREGVGALMRQAIAGGRKTRPGIKLGICGEHGGDPSSVEFCHELGLDYVSCSPYRIPIARLAAAHAALAEAASNRSLPARKVSGPRSQAKQDATRTLKTKSARQPRGPRIARKKR, from the coding sequence GTGGCAAAGAAATATGTGTACTACTTCGGCGACGGTTCGGCCGAAGGGACCTCCAACATGAAAGAACTGCTTGGTGGGAAAGGTGCCGGACTTGCCGAAATGACGAATCTCGGCATCTCCGTTCCCCCCGGCTTCACGATTTCCACCGAGGCCTGCGTCGAATATTACAAGAACGGGAAACAGTATCCTCCCGGCATGTGGGAGGCCGCATTGAAAGCGCTCAAGCGGGTCGAGCGGTCGATGGGTATGGAATTCGGCGACCCTGAGCGGCCATTGCTGGTCTCGGTCCGGTCCGGTGCCAGGGCTTCGATGCCTGGCATGATGGATACAGTGTTGAATGTCGGTCTGACGACCAAGACGGTCGAAGGACTGGCGGCAAAAACACGCAACGATCGGTTTGCCCAGGACAGCTATCGCCGTTTTGTGTCCATGTACGGCAGCATCGTCATGGGTGTGCCACGAGAACATTTCGAAGCGATCCTCAAACATAAGAAGGCGGAAGTAGGCGTACCGCACGAGACCCATCTCGATGCGCGGCATCTCCGTGAATTGGTCGCCAGCTTCAAGGCGTTGATAAAGGAAGAGACCAAGAAAGATTTCCCCGATGAGCCGCTCGAGCAGCTTCGCTTGGCCGTCAACGCCGTCTTTTCTTCATGGTTCGGCGCACGGGCCGTCACCTATCGGCGTCTCTACGCGATTCCGGACTCCTGGGGCACGGCGATCAACGTGGTGGCGATGGTATTTGGAAACATGGGAGAGACGAGCGGCACCGGTGTGGCGTTCACCCGGGACCCGGCTTCCGGCGATAAAAACTTTTTCGGCGAGTGTTTGATGAATGCGCAAGGCGAGGATGTCGTCGCCGGTATCAGAACGCCCCTTCCGGTGAACGCCCTCGCGAAGAATGTGCCGGAGGCGTACAGGGAACTGGAGCACACGTACAAGAGGCTCGAAAAGCATTACCGGGACATGCTTGATTTGGAATTTACGATCCAAGAGGGCAAGCTCTACATGCTGCAAACTCGAGTCGGGAAACGGACCGGCATTGCTGCCGTGAAGATTGCAGTCGATATGGTCAGAGAACGCCTGATTTCGAAGCAGGAAGCCGTGCAACGGATCGGGCCGGAGCAATTGGCGCAATACCTCTACCCGATTTTCGACACGAAAGAAGAGGCGAAATCCAATCCATTGGGGAAAGGCCTTCCAGCAGGTCCTGGCGCAGCAGCCGGAAAGATCGCGCTCACTCCGGATCGGGCCGTGACGATGAAGGAGTCCGGTGCCCGTGTGGTACTGGTCAGGCAGGAAACGAGCCCTGACGATATTCATGGGATGAACGCAGCCGCTGGATTTCTGACGGCGCGAGGTGGGATGACGTCCCACGCGGCGGTGGTGGCCCGGCAAATGGGCAAGGTCTGCGTGGCAGGCTGTGATGCGGTGGAGGTACTGGATGGCCAGTCCGTCCGCATCGGAGCCAAAGTCTTCCGTGAAGGAGACTATCTTTCGATCAACGGTTCGACCGGCAATGTGTACGAGGGGGATCTTCCCGTCGTCGAATCTGAAATCATTCAAGTCATCCAGGGCAAGTTGGATGCGAAGAAGTCTGACAAGTACCAGCGGTTCGCGCTGATTCTGTCATGGGCCGATGGCGCACGGAGACTGCATGTTCGCGCCAACGCAGACGTGCCGGATCAGGCGAACATTGCGCGGGGATTTGGCGCAGAGGGGATCGGCCTCTGCAGGACGGAACACATGTTTTTCGCCGAGGATCGCATTCCGATCATGCAAAAGATGATTTTGGCCCGGACGAAAGAGGAGCGGGAAAAATTCCTCGATCAACTCTTGCCCTTGCAAAAACAGGATTTCATCGGGCTCTATCGCGAGATGGCCGGCTATCCGGTCACCATCCGTCTACTCGATCCTCCGTTGCACGAATTTTTGCCGAAGCGTGAGGAATTGATGGTCGAGATTGCACAGTTGGAGCTGACCGGACGCGATGGAAGCAAACTCCAGGAAAAGCGTCGGTTGTTGGCACGAGTCGAAGAACTCCACGAGTTCAATCCCATGCTCGGGTTACGCGGGTGCCGGCTTGGCATCACGATGCCGGAGATTACCCGCATGCAGGCACGGGCGATCATGGAGGCCGCGTGCGAACTGGCCAGGGAAGGGAAGACGATCGTCCCGGAAATCATGATCCCGCTGGTGGGCATGGTTTCGGAAATGAAGGCGCAGAAAGATTTGATTCGCGAGGTGGCGCAGGAGACGATGAAGCAGTACAACACGAAGCTCTCCTATCTCGTCGGCACGATGATCGAATTGCCTCGTGCCGCCGTGACGGCCGATCGCATTGCGGCAGAGGCGGAGTTCTTCTCATTTGGGACAAACGACCTCACCCAAACCACGTTCGGCTTTTCCCGCGACGATGCGGCGAAGTTCATCGATTTTTATCGGACTGCCAATATCATGGAAGCGGATCCCTTCGCGGTGCTCGACCGGGAAGGGGTGGGGGCCTTGATGAGGCAGGCCATCGCCGGTGGTCGGAAAACCCGTCCTGGAATCAAGCTGGGCATTTGTGGTGAGCACGGCGGCGATCCCAGTTCCGTTGAGTTCTGCCATGAATTGGGATTGGACTACGTGAGTTGCTCGCCCTACCGCATCCCCATTGCGCGGCTCGCGGCAGCCCATGCGGCCTTAGCTGAAGCTGCATCGAACCGATCTCTCCCCGCGCGCAAGGTTTCAGGACCTCGATCACAGGCGAAGCAGGACGCGACCAGGACTCTGAAGACGAAGTCGGCTCGGCAGCCTCGCGGCCCGCGCATAGCACGCAAGAAACGGTGA
- a CDS encoding glycine--tRNA ligase subunit beta has protein sequence MAKAQKPRRPGPPAKRGRRLSSVTAAELLLEIGVEELPYQFIAPALAALKGSAEQSLTDQRLGFQSVRTLGTPRRLTLVVQGLATQQTSVVKEAMGPSKSVAFDPAGQPTRAATGFAAGQGVAVHELQIRQTPKGEYLCAVKEEQGRPANVVLEELLPQLIATLSFPKAMKWNHTGVRFARPIRWLVALFGGTTIPIEAAGITAGNRTEGHRVLGNAKGLVVRDYESYLKGLERQGVIPDPQRRRRVIEDQIAMICNKTGFRLNVDADLLDQAVYTTECPNAVIGSFKSAYLEVPQEILITSMKEHQGFFSLLNRDTGKLVAHFIAVANNQVKDMTLIREGNERVLAARLADAKFFFDEDRKVKLQERVEKLAGVTFHQKLGTMAQKQQRVRKLAGFIASSLRPQDPKLKEVCERAADLCKADLLTGVVGEFPELQGVMGGEYATHDGESDVVSQAISEQYLPRSIEGELPRTLAGQVLSLADRLDSIAAFFHVGLIPTGSEDPFALRRNATAIVRIILEGNLRMDLGRYIHNASTLVSDDGFKGMPDSELQSVRRIAEFVFERVRHYGRVVQVLRDDAIEAVLKPAHDQALDLVDLVLRMKALQSVTTKVEFDPLIVGFKRAHRLVEKEQWDRKPVDLARFDHPTESALYRATAEERGKMMSAMKRGDYGQALDGLVRLKPTIDAFFTAVMVNAEDPIVRSNRLSLLKEVDDLFMSFADFSQIVVQGG, from the coding sequence ATGGCAAAGGCTCAGAAACCTCGGCGTCCCGGTCCTCCCGCGAAGCGTGGGCGGCGCCTTTCCTCAGTGACCGCTGCCGAGTTGTTGCTCGAGATCGGCGTCGAAGAACTTCCCTACCAGTTCATTGCTCCCGCGTTGGCTGCGCTCAAAGGTTCAGCTGAGCAGTCGTTGACAGACCAACGGCTTGGGTTTCAATCCGTCCGTACTCTGGGAACTCCACGGCGATTGACTCTGGTGGTTCAAGGTCTCGCGACCCAGCAGACCTCTGTGGTCAAGGAAGCGATGGGGCCTTCCAAGTCTGTGGCATTCGATCCGGCCGGCCAGCCGACCAGAGCGGCAACGGGATTTGCCGCAGGGCAAGGGGTTGCGGTTCACGAGCTGCAGATTCGCCAGACTCCGAAGGGGGAGTACCTCTGTGCCGTGAAGGAAGAACAGGGGCGGCCAGCCAACGTGGTGCTGGAAGAACTTCTCCCGCAGTTAATCGCGACACTCTCCTTTCCGAAAGCGATGAAATGGAATCACACCGGTGTGCGGTTCGCCCGGCCGATACGGTGGTTGGTGGCGCTGTTCGGGGGGACCACGATTCCGATCGAAGCGGCAGGAATTACCGCCGGTAACAGGACGGAAGGCCATCGCGTGCTGGGGAATGCAAAAGGGCTTGTGGTCAGAGACTATGAGTCTTATCTGAAGGGGCTTGAACGTCAAGGGGTCATTCCGGACCCGCAGCGTCGTCGGCGTGTGATCGAAGATCAAATTGCCATGATCTGCAACAAGACCGGGTTCCGGCTGAACGTCGATGCCGATCTGCTGGACCAGGCGGTTTATACGACCGAATGCCCCAATGCCGTCATCGGATCTTTCAAATCGGCCTATTTGGAAGTGCCGCAAGAGATCTTGATCACCTCGATGAAAGAACATCAGGGGTTCTTCTCCCTGCTGAATCGTGATACAGGCAAGCTTGTGGCGCATTTCATTGCGGTGGCCAACAATCAGGTGAAAGATATGACCCTCATCCGTGAAGGGAACGAGCGGGTGTTGGCCGCCCGGCTGGCCGATGCCAAGTTCTTCTTCGATGAAGATCGCAAGGTGAAATTACAGGAACGTGTCGAGAAGCTCGCCGGTGTCACATTCCATCAGAAGCTTGGGACTATGGCTCAGAAACAGCAACGGGTCAGGAAGCTGGCCGGCTTCATCGCCTCCAGCCTGCGGCCTCAGGATCCCAAGCTGAAAGAGGTCTGCGAAAGGGCGGCGGATCTCTGCAAGGCCGACCTTCTTACAGGCGTGGTCGGGGAGTTTCCTGAGCTGCAGGGCGTCATGGGGGGTGAGTACGCAACACACGACGGGGAATCTGATGTGGTCAGTCAGGCGATCAGTGAGCAATATCTGCCACGGTCGATCGAAGGCGAATTGCCCCGGACCTTAGCCGGTCAGGTGCTGTCGTTGGCCGACCGGCTGGATTCAATTGCAGCATTTTTTCATGTAGGGCTCATCCCGACCGGATCGGAAGACCCCTTTGCGCTGCGTAGGAATGCCACGGCCATCGTCAGAATTATTCTTGAGGGAAATCTGCGGATGGACTTGGGGCGCTACATTCATAATGCGAGCACCCTCGTTTCCGATGACGGCTTTAAGGGGATGCCGGATTCTGAACTGCAGAGCGTACGGCGGATAGCGGAGTTCGTCTTCGAACGGGTTCGGCACTATGGTCGTGTCGTCCAGGTATTGCGGGATGATGCCATAGAAGCGGTGCTCAAACCGGCCCATGACCAGGCGCTGGACCTCGTCGATCTCGTGCTGAGAATGAAGGCGCTTCAATCCGTGACGACGAAGGTGGAGTTCGATCCGTTGATCGTCGGCTTCAAGCGTGCGCATCGGCTCGTTGAGAAAGAGCAATGGGATCGCAAGCCGGTCGACCTGGCGCGGTTCGACCATCCCACAGAATCTGCCCTCTACCGGGCCACGGCGGAAGAACGCGGCAAGATGATGTCCGCAATGAAGCGGGGGGACTATGGCCAGGCCTTGGATGGGCTGGTGCGTCTGAAGCCCACCATCGATGCGTTCTTCACGGCTGTCATGGTCAATGCAGAGGATCCGATCGTCCGAAGTAACCGGTTGTCGCTGCTCAAAGAAGTGGATGATTTGTTTATGTCATTCGCCGACTTCTCCCAGATTGTGGTACAAGGAGGGTAA
- a CDS encoding glycine--tRNA ligase subunit alpha: MTFQDLILTLHHYWAEQGCVIYQPYDLEMGAGTFHPGTFLRSLGPEPWRAAYPQPCRRPTDGRYGENPNRMQHYYQYQVVLKPAPDNIQSLYLESLAQLGINPKQHDIRFIQDDWESPTLGAWGLGWEVRLDGMEITQFTYFQEIGGIELNPITVELTYGTERIAMYLQQVNNVFDLAWNESITYRDIHHETEVQFSTYNFEEGDVAMLMATFQSFEGECKRLLANRDKRLTLPAYDFCIKSSHLFNLLDARGAISVAERTGYIARVRSLARQCAERYIEERAAMGHPLLNRVVGHGGTKVVGTRSTTIAGRP; this comes from the coding sequence GTGACCTTCCAGGACCTCATCCTCACATTGCATCACTATTGGGCTGAGCAAGGCTGTGTCATTTATCAACCCTATGATCTGGAGATGGGCGCAGGAACCTTTCACCCGGGCACGTTTCTCCGGTCCCTTGGCCCGGAGCCCTGGAGGGCCGCCTATCCTCAACCATGCCGGCGTCCTACGGACGGACGGTATGGCGAAAACCCAAATCGCATGCAGCACTACTATCAATATCAAGTCGTCCTGAAACCGGCGCCTGACAACATTCAGTCGTTGTATCTGGAGAGTTTGGCCCAATTGGGGATTAACCCGAAGCAACATGATATCCGGTTTATTCAAGACGACTGGGAGTCCCCCACGCTCGGCGCCTGGGGCCTGGGCTGGGAGGTACGTCTCGATGGGATGGAGATCACCCAGTTCACCTATTTCCAAGAAATCGGTGGCATAGAACTGAATCCGATTACCGTCGAACTCACATATGGGACGGAACGCATTGCGATGTATCTGCAACAGGTGAATAACGTCTTTGATCTGGCCTGGAACGAATCGATCACGTACCGAGACATCCATCACGAAACCGAAGTCCAGTTCTCGACCTATAATTTCGAAGAGGGTGATGTGGCGATGCTCATGGCCACGTTTCAATCGTTCGAGGGGGAATGCAAACGACTCTTGGCGAATCGCGACAAACGGCTGACGCTTCCTGCCTACGACTTCTGCATCAAGTCGTCGCACCTCTTCAATCTGCTCGATGCCCGCGGTGCGATCAGTGTCGCGGAACGCACGGGCTATATCGCCAGAGTTCGCTCCCTCGCACGTCAATGTGCCGAACGCTATATCGAAGAGCGGGCGGCGATGGGACACCCATTGCTCAACCGCGTGGTGGGGCATGGCGGGACAAAGGTAGTTGGTACACGTTCAACAACCATCGCGGGCCGGCCCTAG
- a CDS encoding Rrf2 family transcriptional regulator, with protein sequence MKLSKKSEYGLRALLELTLANGRETLQRHQIAERQHIPVEFLEQILLTLKRAGLLASRRGVKGGYTLIKSPGEITLGQVIRILDGPLAPISCVSKTAYQKCSDCPYATKPYCPLQDAMGEVRNAIADILDNYTLDDFASVPRKG encoded by the coding sequence ATGAAACTCTCGAAAAAAAGCGAGTATGGGCTTCGCGCCCTGCTTGAGCTCACTCTCGCGAATGGCCGGGAGACGTTACAACGACATCAGATTGCCGAGCGTCAGCATATCCCGGTGGAGTTCTTGGAACAGATTCTTCTCACGCTAAAACGGGCCGGGCTGCTCGCGAGTCGTCGGGGGGTCAAGGGCGGCTATACGCTGATCAAGTCGCCCGGTGAGATAACGCTTGGTCAAGTGATCCGCATCTTAGACGGGCCGCTCGCGCCTATTTCCTGCGTGAGCAAAACCGCCTATCAAAAGTGCAGCGACTGTCCCTACGCGACCAAGCCCTACTGCCCACTGCAGGATGCGATGGGTGAGGTTCGTAATGCCATCGCCGATATTCTCGACAACTACACGCTCGACGATTTTGCATCAGTGCCTCGCAAAGGATAA
- a CDS encoding sulfite exporter TauE/SafE family protein: MDLVVLVAITLVAATVNGALGYGFSSITVPVALLFYTNRILNPALVLVELVINGYVLFINRKSIPNIWWRVAPILIGLLIGVAIGSYILSLVHPSWVKFVTYIMLLPLILLQAAGIRKPIKSEKAIAVPFGVGIGTLYSITTISGPPLAVLFNNQGYVKQDFRAALGVIRVGEAVLTGIAYYFIGLYSYASMEIILYIIPSVLLGIPLGSFLIRWMDPETFRRICMAFDALIVAFGLSRVLTELNLATASTTYSIFTIMMIVNAYLLYRFFRNRTVP, from the coding sequence ATGGATCTCGTCGTGCTCGTAGCGATTACGCTTGTCGCCGCTACCGTCAATGGCGCCCTGGGATACGGATTTTCTTCGATTACAGTTCCCGTCGCTCTGCTCTTTTATACCAACCGTATTCTAAATCCGGCATTAGTGCTCGTCGAACTGGTGATCAATGGGTACGTCCTCTTTATCAACCGCAAAAGCATCCCGAACATTTGGTGGCGCGTGGCGCCTATCCTGATCGGCCTCCTGATCGGTGTCGCCATCGGCAGCTATATTCTCTCCCTGGTGCATCCGTCCTGGGTAAAGTTCGTAACCTATATCATGCTGTTGCCGCTGATTCTGCTCCAAGCTGCCGGTATCAGAAAACCCATCAAATCCGAAAAAGCCATCGCGGTCCCTTTCGGAGTGGGGATCGGGACCCTCTATTCCATTACCACCATCTCAGGCCCCCCCCTTGCGGTCCTCTTCAATAATCAAGGATATGTCAAACAGGATTTCCGGGCCGCGCTCGGCGTCATTCGAGTGGGAGAAGCCGTCTTGACAGGAATCGCTTACTATTTCATCGGACTCTACAGTTACGCCAGCATGGAGATCATTCTGTACATCATCCCCAGCGTCCTATTGGGAATTCCGCTCGGAAGCTTTCTCATTCGTTGGATGGACCCTGAAACATTCAGGCGGATCTGCATGGCTTTCGACGCCTTGATCGTCGCATTCGGATTGTCCAGGGTGCTCACAGAGTTGAATCTCGCTACCGCATCCACCACCTATAGTATTTTCACAATCATGATGATTGTGAATGCTTACCTACTCTATCGTTTTTTCAGGAACCGGACCGTCCCATGA
- a CDS encoding fibronectin type III domain-containing protein produces the protein MTAIVVGLFVAIMPLLTGCAPEHQADSGSTATPAAATASLEWLPVQDPSVIAYFVHYGKQSPGQPGSCTYESSMYVDSPSATVPNLDPNTTYYFAVSAYNGLESPCSEEVSTVTESPAPLTNQPVPLA, from the coding sequence TTGACCGCCATCGTGGTCGGTCTGTTTGTGGCGATCATGCCCCTGCTGACCGGATGCGCCCCAGAACACCAGGCCGACAGCGGATCAACAGCAACACCAGCAGCAGCCACCGCCTCTCTCGAATGGCTTCCGGTTCAAGACCCTTCAGTCATTGCCTACTTCGTCCATTACGGCAAACAATCACCGGGACAACCAGGCAGCTGTACATACGAAAGTTCCATGTACGTTGACTCCCCGTCAGCCACAGTCCCTAACCTTGATCCGAATACTACCTACTATTTTGCAGTTAGTGCCTATAACGGCCTTGAGAGCCCCTGTTCAGAAGAGGTCTCGACCGTCACGGAATCTCCTGCTCCCCTAACCAATCAACCAGTCCCATTGGCCTAG